In Bacillus marinisedimentorum, a genomic segment contains:
- the hpaD gene encoding 3,4-dihydroxyphenylacetate 2,3-dioxygenase — MEKKPFDIVRLHHAEVTVTDLERAKEFYVDGLGLIVTESDDRHLYLRALEDANHHCLVLTKGEQASLNHISYRVSADEDLDELDKMFSKLGVAKKWIKPGEERGQGRALRIQDPGGLPVEFFYEMDKAERMLQKFHLQGNTKIKRIDHANCLITDINTLYDWYADNLGFRTSEYTVTGYGEGERMWAAWMHRKPSVHDLALISEKGPRFHHVGFWMDDAKSILDACDHLAAAGFSANIERTPGRHGTSNAFFVYVRDPDGNRLELYTGDYFTNDPDWDPVKWHLDDPQRATFWGAAPPLSWTTEAVPVQDIMTGELIEPQPLKLPADADTVES; from the coding sequence ATGGAAAAGAAACCATTTGATATCGTCAGGCTTCATCACGCGGAAGTGACAGTTACCGATTTGGAACGCGCAAAGGAATTTTATGTCGACGGACTTGGGTTGATCGTTACAGAATCGGATGATCGCCATCTCTATCTACGTGCCCTTGAGGATGCAAACCATCATTGCCTTGTCCTGACAAAAGGGGAGCAGGCCAGCCTCAACCATATATCATATCGGGTAAGTGCCGATGAGGATCTGGATGAACTGGATAAAATGTTCAGCAAGCTCGGTGTAGCGAAAAAATGGATAAAGCCAGGAGAAGAACGGGGCCAGGGCCGGGCCCTCCGCATTCAGGATCCCGGAGGACTGCCGGTTGAATTTTTTTACGAAATGGATAAGGCGGAAAGAATGCTGCAAAAGTTCCATTTGCAGGGCAATACGAAAATCAAAAGAATCGACCATGCAAACTGCTTGATCACAGACATTAACACGTTATATGACTGGTATGCCGACAACCTCGGTTTCCGTACTTCCGAATATACGGTAACCGGATACGGAGAGGGAGAACGGATGTGGGCAGCGTGGATGCACCGCAAACCGAGTGTGCATGATCTGGCCTTGATCAGTGAAAAAGGCCCGCGCTTTCATCACGTCGGCTTTTGGATGGATGATGCCAAGTCGATCCTTGATGCATGCGATCACCTGGCGGCCGCCGGCTTCTCGGCGAACATTGAAAGGACGCCGGGCCGGCACGGCACGTCCAATGCATTCTTTGTCTATGTGAGAGATCCGGATGGAAACCGTCTTGAATTATATACTGGCGATTATTTTACAAACGATCCGGACTGGGATCCGGTGAAATGGCACCTGGATGACCCGCAGCGGGCGACATTCTGGGGAGCGGCCCCTCCGCTGAGCTGGACCACGGAAGCAGTGCCGGTCCAGGATATTATGACAGGGGAATTGATTGAGCCCCAGCCGCTGAAGCTTCCGGCTGATGCGGATACTGTTGAAAGTTAA
- the hpaB gene encoding 4-hydroxyphenylacetate 3-monooxygenase, oxygenase component produces MGARTGQQYIEGLKKAKNNVYIDGQKIDDVTEHPSFKNVVQSVAELYDLQHEKADKMLYTSPVTGDPVGLSFIAPKSKEDLIARREMVSEWAGHTGGMMGRSPDYINTSLMAFGTAGDFFSKANKDGIDFGANARNYYEMCREKDLSLTHTLIHPQVNRSKAQHEQKDPYVSARIVKKDLDGIYVSGCRLLATLGGITDELVVFPSTLNKASSQDDPYSVAFGVANNTPGVNFYSRESFDYGRNQWEHPLGAQFDESDAIVVFDNAFIPWERVFVAENSDVCNRTYRETNAVVHMSHQVIAKNVAKTEFVLGVILSIIDAIGIERFQHVKEKASEVMVTLEVMKSHLYRAEHNAAIDQYGNMTPDFAPLDAARNWYPKMYPRLVEIVRTLGASGLMAIPTHQDFENEEIGPLMHRYMQGANIDGYERVQLFRLAWDVAISAFGNRQVLYEYYFFGDPVRMSNIYYDQYNKEPYKQHIQAFLERAKKRSGISAIKA; encoded by the coding sequence ATGGGAGCACGAACAGGCCAGCAATATATTGAAGGTCTAAAGAAAGCGAAGAACAATGTCTATATTGACGGGCAGAAAATAGACGATGTGACAGAACACCCATCTTTTAAAAATGTGGTGCAGTCCGTTGCCGAACTTTATGATCTTCAACATGAAAAGGCCGACAAGATGCTTTATACATCACCTGTTACAGGCGACCCTGTCGGACTGTCTTTTATCGCGCCGAAATCAAAAGAGGACCTCATTGCCCGCCGGGAGATGGTGTCGGAATGGGCCGGCCATACAGGCGGGATGATGGGCCGCTCACCTGACTACATCAACACGAGCCTGATGGCATTCGGAACCGCTGGTGACTTTTTCAGCAAGGCCAATAAAGACGGCATCGATTTCGGAGCCAACGCCCGGAATTACTATGAAATGTGCCGTGAAAAAGATTTAAGTCTCACCCATACGCTTATCCATCCCCAGGTAAACCGCTCAAAAGCACAGCATGAACAAAAGGATCCGTATGTCTCTGCGAGGATTGTGAAAAAGGATCTCGACGGCATATACGTGTCGGGCTGCCGGCTGCTTGCAACACTGGGCGGCATCACAGATGAGCTTGTTGTATTTCCGTCGACGTTAAACAAAGCATCTTCTCAGGATGATCCGTATTCAGTTGCATTCGGTGTTGCCAACAATACACCTGGCGTCAACTTCTATTCACGTGAATCATTTGATTACGGCCGGAATCAGTGGGAGCACCCCCTTGGCGCCCAGTTCGATGAAAGCGATGCGATCGTCGTCTTCGATAACGCCTTCATTCCATGGGAGCGCGTCTTTGTGGCGGAAAACTCCGATGTCTGCAACCGCACATACCGCGAAACGAATGCAGTTGTCCATATGTCCCACCAGGTCATTGCCAAAAATGTCGCCAAAACGGAATTTGTCCTTGGCGTGATTTTGAGCATCATTGACGCAATCGGCATCGAAAGGTTCCAGCATGTTAAAGAAAAGGCGTCCGAAGTAATGGTCACGCTCGAGGTGATGAAGTCACATCTGTACCGGGCTGAACATAATGCCGCAATCGATCAATACGGAAATATGACGCCGGATTTTGCTCCGCTGGATGCTGCAAGAAACTGGTACCCGAAAATGTACCCGCGTCTGGTAGAAATTGTCCGGACACTTGGCGCTTCGGGACTGATGGCCATTCCGACCCATCAAGACTTCGAAAACGAGGAGATCGGGCCGTTAATGCATAGATACATGCAAGGGGCAAATATAGATGGATATGAACGGGTGCAGTTGTTCCGCCTGGCCTGGGATGTCGCGATCAGTGCCTTTGGAAACCGTCAGGTCCTCTACGAATACTACTTCTTCGGCGATCCTGTACGCATGTCCAATATTTATTATGATCAGTACAACAAGGAGCCGTACAAACAGCATATCCAGGCATTCCTGGAGCGGGCTAAAAAGCGGTCAGGCATATCGGCGATCAAGGCATAG
- a CDS encoding aldehyde dehydrogenase family protein, whose product MKKKLFIGGSWIESTEYRELTAPYSGEVLAEIPAASEEETDRAIAAAYEAKEKMKGLPAYQRAAILEKVADLLEERKEEAAAIIAEEAAKPIKTARGEIARTIETYKFSSEEAKRIHGETIRMDAAAGGTGRIAYTDYEPLGVVGAITPFNFPMNLVAHKLGPAFASGNSVVLKPASQTPLSAFFIAGLFEEAGLPAGALNVVTGSGRTVGDKIVTDSRVNVITFTGSPAVGIGIRNKAGLKRVLLELGSNSAVIVDKHADIPKIINRCVTGAFAFQGQVCISLQRVYVHEEIYKPFVDAFIEETRKMKTGDPLSEQTDLSALITSGDVERTLDWIKEAEQHGAKVAAGGKTDGQMLEPTVILDADKDLKVSCQEVFAPIVLINSVGSVKEAINLVNDSPYGLQAGIYTDHVPTALDAAEQLHVGGVMINDIPTFRVDQMPYGGVKQSGMGREGIKYAMEEMMEMKLVVWNRN is encoded by the coding sequence GTGAAAAAAAAGCTATTCATTGGCGGCAGCTGGATTGAAAGTACGGAATACCGGGAACTTACCGCGCCTTATTCCGGTGAAGTGCTTGCCGAAATCCCTGCTGCCTCAGAAGAGGAAACAGACCGGGCCATTGCCGCTGCCTACGAGGCAAAGGAAAAAATGAAAGGGCTTCCAGCTTATCAGCGGGCGGCGATCCTTGAAAAAGTGGCTGATCTACTTGAGGAGAGAAAAGAGGAAGCGGCTGCCATTATTGCAGAGGAAGCGGCAAAACCAATCAAAACAGCACGCGGAGAAATTGCCAGGACAATCGAAACGTATAAATTTTCGTCGGAAGAAGCCAAACGCATCCACGGTGAAACGATCCGCATGGATGCAGCAGCGGGCGGGACCGGCCGGATTGCATACACGGATTATGAACCGCTCGGTGTCGTCGGGGCCATCACCCCGTTCAACTTTCCGATGAACCTTGTTGCCCATAAGCTGGGACCTGCATTTGCTTCAGGAAACAGTGTCGTATTGAAACCGGCCTCCCAAACACCGCTGTCCGCCTTTTTCATTGCCGGTTTGTTCGAGGAAGCCGGGCTGCCGGCAGGAGCGCTCAATGTCGTGACAGGAAGCGGAAGGACAGTCGGCGATAAGATTGTCACGGATTCAAGGGTCAATGTCATCACCTTTACCGGCAGCCCTGCAGTCGGGATCGGCATCCGCAACAAAGCCGGTTTGAAGCGGGTTCTGCTCGAACTGGGATCCAACTCGGCGGTGATCGTCGATAAGCATGCCGACATTCCGAAGATCATCAACAGGTGTGTCACTGGCGCATTCGCCTTCCAGGGGCAGGTTTGCATTTCCTTGCAGCGCGTCTACGTACATGAGGAGATTTATAAACCATTCGTTGACGCATTTATTGAAGAAACTCGGAAAATGAAAACAGGCGATCCATTAAGTGAACAAACCGACCTGTCCGCATTAATCACCAGCGGCGATGTGGAGCGGACGCTCGATTGGATAAAAGAAGCGGAACAGCACGGGGCGAAGGTTGCAGCGGGCGGGAAAACTGACGGACAGATGCTTGAGCCGACAGTCATCCTCGATGCCGACAAGGATTTGAAAGTGTCCTGCCAGGAGGTTTTTGCGCCGATCGTCCTGATCAACTCGGTCGGAAGCGTCAAGGAGGCTATCAATCTTGTGAATGACTCCCCATACGGCCTGCAGGCCGGCATCTACACAGATCACGTTCCGACAGCGCTGGATGCGGCTGAACAGCTGCATGTCGGCGGCGTCATGATCAATGATATTCCGACGTTCCGGGTTGACCAGATGCCATATGGAGGCGTCAAGCAAAGCGGAATGGGGCGGGAAGGCATCAAGTATGCCATGGAAGAAATGATGGAAATGAAACTGGTTGTCTGGAACAGGAATTGA
- a CDS encoding pyridoxamine 5'-phosphate oxidase family protein: MTTLTDELTEFLENENLVLLSTIDASEPVPNLTAISWVKPADSEHVRFSVTTQSRMLENIRHNPNVILTVIAGETVYSIKGKASILEEPMPGVSLKLTKVEVKVSQVFESMFWGAKITQVPQFVKTYNPEKAKKLDDEVYKALMK, translated from the coding sequence TTGACCACGTTAACGGATGAATTGACCGAGTTTCTGGAAAACGAAAACCTGGTGCTGTTATCGACAATTGATGCATCAGAGCCTGTGCCAAATCTCACTGCCATCTCGTGGGTGAAGCCGGCGGACAGTGAACATGTCCGTTTCAGTGTGACAACCCAGTCCAGGATGCTGGAAAATATCAGGCATAACCCAAATGTTATCCTTACTGTCATTGCAGGTGAAACCGTTTATTCCATAAAAGGGAAAGCGAGCATTCTTGAAGAGCCGATGCCGGGTGTTTCCTTGAAGCTTACCAAAGTGGAAGTGAAAGTGAGCCAGGTGTTTGAAAGCATGTTCTGGGGTGCGAAGATCACGCAGGTGCCCCAATTCGTAAAGACCTATAACCCGGAAAAAGCAAAGAAGCTTGATGATGAAGTGTATAAAGCGTTAATGAAATAA
- a CDS encoding ABC transporter ATP-binding protein encodes MLKVEGLHTYHGYLHVLKGVSFELEEGELYSIVGSNGAGKSTLLGTLSGVYEARHGSIRLKGKELANKGVRETVANGISLVPERRQIFDSISVQDNLMLGAFHRYKKDKATVKRDMQTVLDIFPRLAQMLDRPGGLLSGGEQQMLAIGRGIMAQPKLLMLDEPSLGLAPLIVKDIMNVLRSLCKERGTTIILVEQNVRAALAIADRASVLERGEIFINGTAKELLTDPRVQEAYFGKKQSKKNAVRKEIKEWKEDEFAENRPVDHVNG; translated from the coding sequence ATGCTTAAAGTTGAAGGCCTGCATACTTACCATGGCTATCTTCATGTCCTGAAAGGTGTCAGTTTTGAACTGGAGGAAGGTGAGCTGTACAGCATTGTCGGCTCTAACGGAGCAGGCAAGAGCACATTGCTCGGCACCCTTTCCGGCGTTTACGAAGCAAGGCACGGAAGCATCAGGTTAAAGGGCAAGGAGCTTGCGAATAAAGGTGTCAGGGAGACGGTCGCAAACGGTATCAGCCTTGTTCCTGAAAGAAGGCAAATATTTGACTCAATCTCCGTTCAGGACAATTTGATGCTGGGTGCGTTCCACCGCTACAAAAAGGATAAAGCGACCGTGAAACGCGACATGCAGACGGTTCTGGACATTTTTCCGAGGCTGGCGCAGATGCTTGACCGGCCAGGAGGTCTTTTATCAGGCGGGGAACAGCAAATGCTTGCCATCGGCAGGGGGATTATGGCACAGCCAAAACTCCTGATGCTTGATGAACCTTCACTCGGCCTCGCTCCCCTGATCGTAAAGGATATTATGAACGTCCTGAGGAGCCTCTGTAAAGAACGCGGAACCACCATCATCCTTGTGGAACAAAACGTAAGGGCAGCTTTAGCCATCGCAGACAGGGCAAGCGTCCTCGAGCGCGGCGAAATCTTCATAAATGGGACTGCAAAAGAGCTGCTGACAGACCCGCGCGTCCAGGAGGCCTATTTCGGGAAAAAGCAGTCCAAAAAAAATGCTGTCCGTAAGGAAATAAAAGAATGGAAGGAAGATGAATTTGCCGAAAACAGACCCGTTGACCACGTTAACGGATGA
- a CDS encoding ABC transporter ATP-binding protein, whose translation MSAPFLHVENLTKQFGGVLAVNNTSFKVEQGEIFAVIGPNGAGKTTLLNMISGVLPSTSGSIRFQGKNITGQPPYRIARAGITRTFQNLEIFKNMSVIENVMTGAHIRLKTGLLGAGFRLPGVFREERKTAELALKCLEQVGIAHLAYEKAETLPYGNQRLLEIARASASDPAMILLDEPMAGLNAQETERLVDVILLMKQKGMTFMFVEHDIETVMAISDRILVLDNGIQIGSGTPEEIYQNAAVIKAYLGDEREEIVHA comes from the coding sequence ATGAGCGCCCCATTCTTGCATGTGGAGAACCTGACCAAACAATTTGGCGGAGTACTCGCTGTCAACAATACGTCTTTTAAGGTGGAACAGGGTGAAATCTTTGCTGTGATCGGGCCGAACGGAGCAGGCAAGACAACGCTTCTGAATATGATTTCCGGCGTTCTGCCGAGTACATCCGGGAGCATACGGTTTCAAGGTAAAAACATAACTGGACAGCCGCCTTATCGCATTGCGCGTGCCGGGATCACCCGCACATTTCAGAATCTTGAAATTTTCAAAAATATGTCTGTCATCGAAAATGTCATGACAGGAGCCCATATCCGTTTGAAAACGGGGCTTCTTGGGGCAGGATTCAGGCTTCCCGGCGTTTTCAGGGAAGAAAGGAAGACGGCGGAGCTTGCGCTGAAGTGCCTGGAACAGGTGGGCATTGCCCATCTTGCTTATGAAAAAGCGGAAACCCTTCCATATGGGAATCAGCGACTGCTTGAAATTGCCAGGGCATCCGCTTCTGATCCGGCCATGATTTTGCTTGACGAGCCGATGGCAGGGTTGAATGCCCAGGAAACAGAACGGCTTGTCGATGTCATTTTGCTTATGAAGCAAAAGGGCATGACCTTCATGTTCGTGGAACATGACATCGAAACGGTCATGGCAATCTCTGACCGGATCCTTGTCCTTGATAACGGCATCCAGATCGGGAGTGGGACGCCGGAAGAGATTTATCAAAATGCTGCTGTCATTAAGGCATATCTCGGTGACGAGAGAGAGGAGATTGTCCATGCTTAA
- a CDS encoding branched-chain amino acid ABC transporter permease produces MKDNNLGRVYNRSLLGPLLFAAVIFAIPLAAQSNYLLSMFIVIGFYSLVAVGLSLLMGYAGQISLGHAAFYGIGAYMSAVISGTYGLSPWLGMAAGAVLSSLIAFIVGIPTFKLKGHYLALATLGFGVIMYTAFKELRELTGGMNGFFGIPVLNIGSLEMNSDFRYFYLVWAFVIAALLFSRNMIQSRTGRALRSIEGSEVAADALGINIMKNKLQVFVLSAVFASVSGSLYAHYVTFINPQLFDAMTSIYFLIMVVIGGVSSIWGAVIGAFVFVMLSEVLKSTIPLIYPSAGGEFEIVFFGLLLVVTLIYMPNGLMPTFSKLASRLKPDRKPPIQDAAAAREQINSGGGKQ; encoded by the coding sequence GTGAAAGACAACAATCTTGGAAGAGTGTATAACAGAAGCTTGCTTGGCCCTCTCCTATTTGCCGCGGTTATCTTTGCGATACCGCTTGCTGCCCAGTCCAACTACCTGTTGAGCATGTTCATTGTCATTGGATTTTACTCGCTTGTCGCTGTCGGCCTCAGCCTTCTGATGGGCTATGCCGGCCAAATTTCCCTCGGCCATGCTGCATTTTACGGAATCGGGGCCTACATGTCCGCTGTCATCAGCGGAACATACGGCCTCTCGCCATGGCTCGGGATGGCTGCCGGTGCCGTGCTTTCCAGCCTGATTGCCTTCATTGTCGGCATCCCGACATTCAAGCTGAAAGGGCACTATCTGGCACTGGCGACACTGGGATTTGGTGTCATCATGTACACCGCTTTTAAGGAACTTCGTGAGTTGACAGGCGGAATGAATGGTTTTTTCGGCATTCCTGTACTCAATATCGGATCGCTGGAAATGAACAGTGACTTCCGTTATTTTTATCTCGTTTGGGCATTTGTGATTGCGGCCCTTTTATTTTCGCGCAACATGATTCAGTCGAGAACCGGAAGGGCGCTGCGCTCTATTGAAGGAAGCGAAGTGGCTGCGGATGCACTTGGAATCAACATCATGAAAAACAAACTACAGGTCTTTGTGCTGAGTGCAGTATTTGCTTCGGTTTCAGGCAGTTTATATGCACATTACGTCACGTTCATCAATCCGCAGTTGTTCGATGCGATGACATCGATTTATTTTCTGATCATGGTTGTGATCGGAGGAGTGAGCAGCATCTGGGGTGCGGTCATCGGCGCGTTTGTGTTTGTCATGCTGAGCGAGGTGCTGAAAAGCACGATACCGCTTATTTATCCGAGTGCAGGCGGGGAGTTTGAGATCGTTTTCTTCGGCCTTTTGCTTGTCGTGACGCTGATATACATGCCGAACGGCCTGATGCCGACCTTCTCAAAGCTGGCGTCAAGACTTAAACCTGACAGAAAGCCGCCTATTCAGGATGCAGCGGCAGCCAGGGAACAAATCAATTCAGGGGGTGGAAAACAATGA
- a CDS encoding branched-chain amino acid ABC transporter permease has protein sequence MEVLSQIIQLLFSGMTIGSIYALIAIGFVVTYNVTGVLNFAQGEFAMLGALISISLTGMGLPLLAAVILAVLIVSAVGALFERTAIYPARGSSVPTLIIITIGVSIALRGVAILIWGTQPQSLQPFTKNEPITILQAVLLPQSIWAIGISLISVFIMGYFFDKTYLGKALTACVVNKFAARLMGINPEKMSLITIAISAGVGAIAGIIIAPISGASYSMGMMLGMKAFVAAVIGGLTNAPAAVIGAFLIGILEAFTEGLWSSGMKDAVSFGLLLLILFFMPNGLFAKATGKRV, from the coding sequence GTGGAAGTACTCAGCCAGATTATACAATTGCTGTTTTCAGGAATGACGATCGGAAGCATCTATGCTCTGATCGCCATCGGATTTGTCGTCACCTACAACGTGACAGGGGTGCTTAACTTCGCCCAGGGGGAATTTGCGATGCTAGGTGCATTGATCAGCATTTCCCTTACAGGGATGGGGCTGCCGCTTTTGGCAGCCGTCATCCTTGCTGTATTGATCGTCTCGGCTGTAGGAGCATTGTTTGAACGGACAGCGATTTACCCGGCAAGAGGTTCGTCCGTTCCGACATTGATCATTATTACAATTGGTGTGTCAATTGCATTAAGAGGGGTTGCGATTTTAATCTGGGGAACCCAGCCTCAGTCCCTGCAGCCTTTTACAAAAAATGAGCCGATCACCATCCTTCAGGCGGTTCTGCTCCCACAGAGCATCTGGGCTATCGGCATTTCGCTCATCAGCGTGTTCATCATGGGATACTTTTTCGATAAGACCTATCTTGGGAAAGCTCTTACAGCATGTGTCGTCAATAAGTTTGCTGCCAGGCTGATGGGGATCAATCCTGAGAAAATGTCATTGATCACCATTGCAATCAGCGCCGGAGTCGGTGCAATCGCGGGCATTATCATTGCCCCGATTTCAGGTGCTTCCTACAGCATGGGGATGATGCTCGGAATGAAGGCGTTTGTTGCAGCGGTCATCGGCGGCCTTACAAATGCGCCGGCAGCCGTCATCGGAGCATTTCTCATCGGCATTTTGGAAGCCTTCACTGAAGGACTATGGTCTTCAGGCATGAAAGATGCCGTAAGTTTCGGTCTGCTGCTCCTGATTCTTTTCTTCATGCCTAACGGATTGTTTGCAAAAGCCACTGGAAAACGGGTGTAA
- a CDS encoding ABC transporter substrate-binding protein yields the protein MKKVTVVLMSILLIIALAACGSETKTKTASTGGGGGEDVIKIGGIFAASGGAAPLGKGEMDTAKMLAEQINEAGGINGKKVELIAYDSKSDQNEAVLSMKKLIEQDKVLAIVGGTTSGNTLAMLPQAMKAKVPFVSLAASKQINNPSDGSSREWVFKTAQGDDVVIPKVLEYLKSENLTKVAWLNVANSFGTSGHEEFMQLSPDYGVEAVIEEEFEATVNDAKAMLTRVKKANPDAVIVWGTAQESAVVTKNIHELNMDIPVVESHGIASSKFLELAGDAAEGVVFPAGRILVADQLADSDKQKETITTFKDDFEEKFGYPASAFAGHAWDGIQVLKQAIEEGGEDREAIKKALENTTDFVGISGVFNMSADDHNGLGSDSLIMIEVKDGNWTIKE from the coding sequence ATGAAAAAGGTAACAGTTGTACTGATGAGCATCCTTTTGATTATCGCTCTGGCAGCATGCGGTTCTGAAACTAAAACGAAAACTGCATCAACAGGAGGCGGCGGAGGAGAAGATGTCATTAAAATAGGGGGCATTTTTGCTGCTTCCGGAGGAGCGGCCCCGCTTGGCAAAGGGGAGATGGACACCGCCAAAATGCTGGCTGAACAAATCAACGAAGCCGGCGGCATAAACGGCAAAAAAGTGGAGCTCATCGCGTATGACAGCAAATCCGACCAGAATGAAGCGGTCCTTTCGATGAAAAAGCTTATTGAACAGGACAAGGTTCTGGCGATTGTGGGTGGCACTACAAGCGGAAATACCCTCGCGATGCTTCCGCAGGCAATGAAAGCGAAAGTGCCGTTCGTTTCCCTGGCGGCAAGCAAACAGATCAACAATCCTTCAGACGGATCGAGCAGGGAATGGGTATTCAAAACGGCACAAGGGGACGACGTTGTCATACCAAAAGTCCTTGAGTACCTGAAAAGTGAAAACCTGACAAAGGTTGCCTGGCTCAACGTAGCAAATTCATTCGGGACAAGCGGGCATGAGGAATTTATGCAGCTGTCTCCGGATTATGGCGTTGAAGCCGTAATTGAAGAGGAATTTGAAGCGACGGTCAACGATGCCAAAGCCATGCTGACAAGGGTTAAGAAGGCGAACCCTGATGCGGTAATCGTCTGGGGAACGGCACAGGAATCAGCTGTTGTCACAAAAAACATCCATGAACTGAACATGGATATTCCGGTTGTTGAAAGCCACGGCATCGCTTCCTCAAAGTTCCTGGAGCTTGCCGGAGATGCGGCGGAAGGGGTTGTTTTCCCGGCCGGAAGAATCCTTGTAGCGGACCAGCTTGCTGACTCAGACAAGCAAAAAGAGACGATCACAACGTTCAAAGATGACTTTGAAGAGAAATTCGGTTATCCGGCAAGTGCGTTCGCAGGCCATGCATGGGACGGAATCCAGGTGCTGAAGCAGGCGATTGAAGAAGGCGGAGAAGATCGTGAGGCGATTAAAAAAGCCCTCGAAAACACAACGGACTTTGTCGGCATCAGCGGTGTCTTCAATATGAGTGCGGATGACCATAACGGGCTTGGCAGTGATTCCCTTATCATGATTGAAGTCAAGGACGGTAACTGGACTATTAAAGAATAA
- a CDS encoding FAD synthetase family protein: MKTIFLKHGVRETLEKTPAVMALGFFDGVHLGHQKIIHTARAIADDKGLPLAVMTFDPHPREVMGLRDKTGKHLTPFQEKADIMEQLGVDYLYAVHFNKQFGALTPEKFVQSYIINLNVKHVAAGFDFTYGRGGKGDMELLKQLGKGIFGVTVVEKVESCSRKIGSTLIRELVSSGSVSKIPPLLGTHYEVKGKASSTHKMTGFGTGSGIVKMDFRKDFVLPPPGRYRVNISIGSVNQPGVCIMTRGRGSILVPAMPDRVIGSTIRLEWVDRLPDFTELPGKQAVQA, translated from the coding sequence GTGAAAACGATTTTTTTGAAGCACGGGGTTCGGGAAACTTTGGAGAAAACACCTGCAGTCATGGCTCTCGGCTTTTTTGACGGAGTCCATCTTGGCCATCAGAAGATCATCCATACAGCCCGTGCCATTGCAGACGATAAAGGGCTGCCGCTTGCTGTGATGACATTTGATCCCCACCCGCGAGAAGTTATGGGGCTGCGTGATAAGACAGGAAAACATCTGACACCTTTTCAAGAGAAGGCAGACATTATGGAGCAATTGGGAGTCGACTATCTTTACGCCGTTCACTTTAATAAGCAATTCGGTGCTCTTACCCCGGAGAAGTTTGTGCAATCATACATCATAAATCTTAATGTCAAGCATGTTGCAGCAGGCTTTGATTTTACATACGGCCGCGGCGGCAAAGGGGATATGGAGCTTCTGAAGCAATTGGGTAAGGGCATATTCGGCGTGACGGTTGTCGAGAAAGTGGAAAGCTGCAGCAGGAAAATCGGTTCCACTCTTATAAGGGAGCTTGTTTCGAGCGGCAGTGTTTCAAAAATTCCGCCGCTTCTTGGAACACATTATGAAGTAAAAGGGAAGGCCAGCAGCACGCATAAGATGACAGGCTTCGGAACAGGTTCGGGTATCGTTAAGATGGATTTCAGAAAGGATTTTGTTTTACCGCCGCCCGGCCGTTACCGTGTCAATATATCGATAGGAAGCGTAAATCAGCCAGGTGTCTGCATAATGACCAGGGGGAGGGGATCAATTCTGGTTCCGGCTATGCCGGACAGGGTGATTGGCAGCACAATACGTTTGGAGTGGGTCGACCGATTGCCGGATTTTACAGAACTGCCTGGTAAACAGGCAGTTCAAGCATAA